A window of the Acidimicrobiales bacterium genome harbors these coding sequences:
- a CDS encoding acyl-CoA synthetase yields the protein MSEINLAALHEAIAERDPDRECLVWGERRFSWAQVTDRTRRLANALRDRGLGNVVERSELANHESGQDHLALYLTNGNEYLEGMLGAYKARVAPFNVNYRYVAEELTYLLTDAKATGIVVHSRFAPTLASILADLPDLRVIIQVPDDSNGALLPGAEWYEDVLAAASPARPDVEWSPDDLYILYTGGTTGMPKGVLWRQADAAVAAFGIRNTPADAEFESIEAIADWATGDKPGLRFLPAPPFMHGAGHWNAFSAWGRGDPVIIQDITDRLDPADVFATVEREAVSFLLIVGDAYAQPMLDELEANPGRYDLSSLRIVLSGGAALSAPRKAKLLELLPQVTVVDGVGSSEAGGQLRQSTVKGGAASTGTFEPDPNSVIVSDDLTHLLEAGHDEPGWLGKRGRIPLGYLGDAAKTAATFPEIEGRRYSVPGDRARLRTDGLIELLGRESVTVNSGGEKIFVEEVEAALMHHPSVYDVVVAGRPSDRWGSEVVAIVRLRDGAAADEDGLLEEAAKHLARYKLPKAIIFTPEVVRSPAGKADYRWAKAVAVGAAEGAAT from the coding sequence ATGAGCGAGATCAACCTGGCAGCACTCCACGAGGCGATCGCCGAACGCGACCCCGACCGTGAGTGCTTGGTATGGGGTGAGCGCCGCTTCAGCTGGGCGCAGGTGACGGACCGCACCCGACGCCTTGCCAACGCCCTGCGTGATCGGGGGCTCGGCAACGTCGTGGAGCGGAGCGAGTTGGCCAACCACGAGTCCGGCCAGGATCATCTGGCGCTCTACTTGACCAACGGCAACGAGTATCTCGAGGGGATGCTCGGCGCCTACAAAGCCAGGGTGGCGCCGTTCAACGTCAACTATCGCTACGTGGCCGAGGAACTCACCTATCTCCTCACCGATGCGAAAGCCACCGGCATCGTGGTGCATTCCCGCTTTGCGCCGACGCTGGCATCGATTCTCGCCGACCTGCCCGACCTCCGGGTGATCATCCAGGTACCCGACGACTCCAACGGGGCCCTCCTGCCCGGCGCCGAGTGGTACGAGGACGTACTGGCCGCGGCATCACCGGCTCGGCCCGACGTCGAGTGGTCACCCGACGATCTCTACATCCTCTACACCGGTGGCACCACCGGGATGCCAAAGGGCGTGCTCTGGCGCCAGGCCGACGCCGCCGTCGCCGCCTTCGGAATCCGCAACACACCGGCCGACGCCGAATTCGAGTCCATCGAGGCCATTGCCGACTGGGCGACGGGTGACAAGCCCGGTCTGCGGTTCCTCCCCGCTCCGCCCTTCATGCATGGTGCCGGCCACTGGAACGCGTTCAGCGCCTGGGGTCGCGGGGATCCGGTCATCATCCAAGACATCACCGACCGGCTCGACCCCGCCGACGTCTTCGCCACCGTCGAGAGGGAAGCGGTCTCGTTCCTGCTCATCGTCGGTGATGCCTACGCCCAACCGATGCTCGACGAGCTCGAGGCCAATCCCGGCCGCTACGACCTGTCGTCCTTGCGGATCGTGCTCTCGGGTGGCGCCGCCCTGTCGGCACCCCGAAAGGCGAAGCTGCTGGAGTTGCTCCCACAGGTCACGGTGGTCGACGGCGTCGGGTCGTCCGAAGCCGGTGGCCAGTTGCGACAGTCCACCGTCAAGGGTGGGGCGGCATCGACTGGCACGTTCGAGCCCGACCCGAACTCGGTGATCGTGAGCGACGACCTGACCCATCTGCTCGAAGCCGGCCACGACGAACCCGGTTGGTTGGGCAAGCGTGGTCGCATCCCGCTCGGCTACCTGGGTGACGCCGCCAAGACGGCAGCCACCTTCCCCGAGATCGAGGGACGCCGATACTCCGTGCCTGGCGACCGGGCCCGGTTGCGAACCGACGGACTCATCGAGTTGTTGGGACGTGAATCGGTCACCGTGAACTCGGGCGGCGAGAAGATCTTCGTCGAAGAGGTCGAAGCGGCCCTGATGCACCACCCGTCGGTCTACGACGTGGTGGTGGCCGGGCGACCCAGCGACCGCTGGGGGAGCGAGGTGGTGGCCATCGTGCGCCTCCGCGACGGCGCCGCTGCCGACGAGGACGGCCTGCTCGAGGAAGCCGCCAAGCACTTGGCGCGCTACAAGCTGCCGAAGGCGATCATCTTCACACCGGAAGTGGTGCGCTCGCCGGCGGGCAAGGCCGACTACCGGTGGGCGAAGGCCGTCGCCGTGGGAGCCGCCGAGGGAGCAGCGACGTGA
- a CDS encoding methyl-accepting chemotaxis protein has translation MSFLRRLLHRDSAPPTATLVAPGRSEAARHDDALAPMLDLLPEMICRFEPDGTLTWVNESYAAYHHTTREALIGTNFMELVDESVRQLVSQHLVQLRSLTPSNPEQRNEHPSSEVSGKLRWQLWTDRALFDSAGRLVSFVSIGRDITAERHRQEEVESLATRVHDEAQALASMTEYETASGLGGRLDEAVSIVDDLVERVTDISRTAETIRKLAEQTSLLALNATIEAARAGEHGKGFSVVAGEVKTLAGSTKASLESIDTLADELTSGVSAVSAVLSGVTESSGSLSSSVAQLREIASTLRHLSQVDG, from the coding sequence ATGAGCTTCTTGCGGCGATTGCTACATCGGGACAGTGCTCCCCCAACGGCCACCCTCGTTGCGCCCGGACGCAGCGAAGCGGCGAGGCACGATGACGCCCTCGCGCCGATGCTCGATCTCCTGCCGGAGATGATCTGCCGGTTCGAGCCCGACGGCACCCTGACCTGGGTCAACGAATCGTACGCCGCCTACCATCACACAACTCGTGAAGCGCTGATCGGCACGAACTTCATGGAGCTGGTCGATGAGAGTGTGCGGCAACTGGTGTCGCAGCACCTCGTCCAGCTCCGATCCCTGACGCCGAGCAACCCCGAGCAACGCAACGAACACCCGTCATCCGAGGTGTCGGGCAAGCTTCGGTGGCAGCTATGGACCGACCGAGCGCTGTTCGACTCCGCCGGTCGCCTGGTCTCGTTCGTCTCGATCGGGCGAGACATCACGGCCGAGCGGCACCGCCAGGAAGAGGTCGAATCACTGGCCACCCGGGTACACGACGAGGCGCAGGCCCTTGCGTCGATGACCGAGTACGAAACGGCAAGTGGACTCGGTGGTCGGCTCGACGAGGCGGTCTCGATCGTCGACGATCTGGTCGAGCGAGTCACCGACATCTCCCGAACGGCCGAGACCATCCGCAAGCTCGCAGAGCAGACCTCGTTGCTCGCACTCAACGCCACGATCGAGGCGGCACGAGCCGGCGAGCACGGCAAGGGATTCAGCGTCGTGGCGGGCGAGGTCAAGACGCTCGCAGGCTCGACCAAGGCGTCACTCGAATCGATCGACACGCTCGCCGACGAGCTGACGTCTGGAGTCAGCGCCGTGAGCGCGGTGCTGTCCGGCGTGACGGAGTCGTCGGGTTCGCTGTCCTCGTCGGTTGCCCAGCTCCGAGAGATTGCCTCGACGCTGCGCCACCTCTCTCAGGTGGACGGCTGA
- a CDS encoding M15 family metallopeptidase, whose protein sequence is MDPISGITARLSAIESRVKAGPSPSGGQFGDLLRAELASRNNNGVLGYSATGETPGGSLASAYANLGLTQPSVATSGLTPALRLEPGQYPSLTPPADLVPYGNGKVPAEALTALSVPGHSLYAPAANAFEKMVAAAKADGVTIGVTDSYRPLAVQERLAKEKGLYSQGGLAATPGTSNHGWGLALDLDLDDSAQAWMRAHAPDYGFVEDVPREPWHWTYRPAY, encoded by the coding sequence ATGGACCCGATCTCCGGTATCACCGCGCGCCTCAGCGCGATCGAATCCCGGGTGAAGGCCGGCCCCTCACCGAGTGGTGGCCAGTTCGGCGACCTCCTTCGAGCCGAGCTCGCATCGCGGAACAACAACGGCGTCCTGGGCTACAGCGCCACCGGCGAGACACCCGGCGGCAGCTTGGCTTCGGCGTACGCCAACCTCGGACTCACGCAGCCGTCCGTAGCAACGAGCGGCCTGACTCCGGCGCTCCGACTCGAACCGGGGCAGTACCCGTCGCTCACGCCCCCGGCGGACCTCGTGCCGTACGGCAACGGGAAGGTGCCGGCCGAGGCGTTGACGGCGCTGTCGGTGCCCGGCCACTCGTTGTATGCGCCGGCGGCGAATGCCTTCGAGAAGATGGTGGCGGCCGCCAAGGCCGACGGCGTCACGATTGGGGTGACCGACTCCTATCGTCCGCTGGCGGTCCAGGAGCGGCTCGCGAAGGAGAAGGGCCTGTACTCCCAGGGTGGTCTGGCGGCCACACCGGGCACGAGCAATCACGGTTGGGGGCTGGCGCTCGACCTCGACCTCGATGACTCGGCGCAGGCGTGGATGCGAGCGCACGCTCCCGACTACGGGTTCGTCGAAGACGTGCCGCGAGAACCGTGGCATTGGACGTATCGACCCGCCTACTAG
- a CDS encoding pyridoxamine 5'-phosphate oxidase family protein gives MRFDEAVTGFLQRPLHAVLATTDSSGSISQSVVWFHLDDTNPDQMTVWISCAPTSAKARHVAQNPAVSLLVLAPHGGSYVRVHGRATTHERVTDADRLTLAAPYHGSEAELWLSEHPLPEPNVLLRIHPERVVQRGL, from the coding sequence GTGAGATTCGACGAGGCGGTCACCGGATTCCTACAGCGTCCCCTGCACGCCGTGCTGGCCACGACCGACTCGTCCGGCTCGATCTCGCAGTCCGTGGTGTGGTTCCACCTCGACGACACCAATCCCGATCAGATGACCGTGTGGATCAGCTGTGCGCCAACCTCGGCCAAGGCCCGTCACGTGGCCCAGAACCCGGCGGTGTCGTTGCTCGTGCTCGCACCCCACGGCGGTTCCTACGTGCGAGTGCATGGCCGGGCAACGACGCACGAGCGCGTTACCGACGCCGATCGCCTCACACTCGCCGCCCCCTATCACGGCTCCGAAGCCGAACTCTGGCTCAGCGAACACCCGCTTCCCGAACCCAATGTGCTGCTGCGTATCCACCCCGAACGGGTCGTGCAACGGGGGCTTTGA
- a CDS encoding YciI family protein: MNYMLLLYSAADAGPKPGSPEQAAEMPQWLAYSQALVDAGVMVAGEPLHPVSTATTVRLRGGEVLTTDGPFAETKEQLGGYYIIDVPDLDAALDWAAKTPLTGYGSVEVRPIMEIPSL; the protein is encoded by the coding sequence ATGAACTACATGCTCCTGCTCTACTCCGCCGCCGACGCCGGTCCCAAGCCCGGAAGTCCCGAACAGGCCGCCGAGATGCCACAGTGGCTCGCCTACTCCCAAGCCCTGGTCGACGCCGGCGTGATGGTGGCCGGCGAACCGCTCCATCCTGTGTCCACCGCAACGACCGTCCGCTTGCGTGGCGGTGAGGTGCTGACGACCGACGGCCCCTTCGCCGAGACCAAGGAACAGTTGGGCGGCTACTACATCATCGACGTGCCCGACCTGGACGCGGCGCTCGACTGGGCAGCCAAGACGCCCCTCACCGGCTACGGGTCGGTCGAGGTGCGTCCCATCATGGAGATCCCCTCGCTCTGA
- a CDS encoding cupin domain-containing protein, which yields MTTTTALADLTCRDLGAAIDALRSVGFRVERISPADNPIEADLSGHGARFRVRRVSEGELVPATLHLGVQTTTEPDDTSAAASTSVSWPTNWTVVPFDAERPLVLPPMVPELVVSRRSDTELGVGRAGMLYRDLIPSRHGGRFIASHIHIPDGGPVPDYVHYHRIRFQLIFCARGWARLVYEDQGEPFIMRAGDAVLQPPEIRHRVLEASDHLEVVEIGCPAEHDTLGELGFDLPTTDIDPTRDFGGQRFVWHQAEGASYEPWDHPGFEARNTGIDTATDGLADVRVARATGDDVPHHALRAHDREFRFHFVLEGSTVLELDGRNELRLEQGDSVSVPAGLAYRFRPSDGLELLDVSVGQPST from the coding sequence ATGACGACCACCACCGCCCTCGCCGACCTCACGTGCCGTGACCTCGGCGCGGCCATCGACGCCCTGCGTTCAGTCGGATTTCGTGTCGAGCGCATCTCTCCAGCCGACAATCCGATCGAGGCCGACCTCAGCGGTCACGGGGCCCGGTTCCGTGTTCGTCGAGTGTCCGAGGGCGAGCTCGTCCCGGCCACGCTGCACCTGGGTGTGCAGACCACGACGGAACCCGACGACACCTCGGCTGCCGCTTCGACCAGCGTGTCGTGGCCGACGAACTGGACGGTCGTTCCCTTCGACGCCGAGCGTCCGCTCGTTCTACCGCCAATGGTCCCCGAGCTCGTGGTGTCTCGCCGATCCGACACCGAGCTCGGAGTGGGTCGAGCCGGGATGCTCTACCGAGACCTGATCCCGTCCCGACACGGTGGACGATTCATTGCCTCCCACATTCACATCCCCGACGGCGGACCGGTGCCCGACTACGTGCACTATCACCGCATTCGCTTCCAGCTGATCTTCTGTGCACGGGGCTGGGCCCGATTGGTCTACGAAGACCAGGGCGAGCCGTTCATCATGCGTGCCGGCGACGCCGTGCTGCAGCCGCCCGAGATCCGACATCGGGTCCTCGAAGCCTCGGATCATCTCGAAGTGGTCGAGATCGGCTGCCCGGCCGAACACGACACCCTGGGCGAGCTGGGATTCGACCTCCCGACGACCGACATCGACCCCACGCGCGATTTCGGCGGCCAGCGTTTCGTCTGGCATCAGGCCGAGGGCGCGAGCTACGAGCCGTGGGATCACCCGGGGTTCGAGGCTCGGAACACCGGCATCGATACCGCAACTGATGGCCTCGCCGACGTCAGAGTCGCGCGAGCGACGGGGGACGACGTGCCGCACCATGCGCTCCGAGCGCACGACCGCGAGTTCCGGTTCCACTTCGTCCTCGAAGGGTCGACCGTGCTCGAACTCGACGGTCGCAACGAGCTGCGGCTCGAGCAAGGCGACAGTGTCAGTGTGCCGGCCGGTCTCGCCTACCGATTCCGGCCGAGTGACGGGCTCGAGCTGCTCGACGTGTCCGTCGGTCAGCCGTCCACCTGA
- a CDS encoding HU family DNA-binding protein yields the protein MATKAEMISAVAERGGSDKKTAEAVLGAFFDYTAEEVKKGNKVAWPGFGTFSMTERGPRKGRNPQTGEPLKIKKSRSIKVSTSAPMKEWLLGRSAKR from the coding sequence GTGGCAACCAAGGCAGAAATGATCAGCGCCGTCGCCGAGCGTGGCGGTTCCGACAAGAAGACGGCTGAGGCCGTGCTCGGCGCGTTCTTCGACTACACCGCCGAAGAGGTCAAGAAGGGCAACAAGGTTGCGTGGCCGGGCTTCGGCACCTTCTCGATGACCGAGCGTGGTCCCCGCAAGGGCCGTAACCCGCAGACCGGCGAGCCGCTGAAGATCAAGAAGAGCCGTTCGATCAAGGTGTCGACCTCGGCCCCCATGAAGGAATGGCTCCTCGGCCGCAGCGCCAAGCGCTGA
- a CDS encoding sigma-70 family RNA polymerase sigma factor: MFSPVAQVFAEEWPRLVATLMRDLGDLELAEDAAQDAFVEAAKRWGPATTPDRPGAWLLTTARRKAIDQLRRRQSMDERLAVLGAMLDQGDDQAEPPASVIEDSQLAMIFGCCHPSLATEAQVALTLRHVGGLSTAQIAAAFVVGEETMAKRLVRAKHKVRDANVPFVIPDPERLNDRLAAVLHVIYLIFTEGHAPTDGQREPSGVDLVRGSLCDEARWLSRMVADLLPDEPEANGLAALLCFTDARRHARIDADGEMVLLDEQDRSRWDAAANAEGHHRLARALEQQRIGPFQLQAAIAAIHALAPTAAETDWAHIANLYRRLMEVAPSAVVALNAAVAESMVHGPEHGLTLLDTLEASGRLERYRFLPAARADLLRQLGRWDDAAEQYRLALDLTTSPAEQRFLTRRLEDVTRRRSLAR; encoded by the coding sequence ATGTTCTCGCCCGTCGCCCAGGTCTTCGCCGAGGAGTGGCCACGTCTCGTGGCCACACTCATGCGAGACCTGGGCGACCTCGAACTGGCCGAGGATGCAGCACAGGATGCGTTCGTCGAAGCAGCCAAGCGGTGGGGTCCCGCCACCACCCCCGATCGGCCGGGCGCCTGGTTGCTCACGACCGCTCGGCGCAAGGCCATCGATCAGCTCCGGCGACGCCAGTCGATGGACGAGCGCCTCGCGGTTCTCGGGGCGATGCTCGACCAGGGGGACGACCAGGCCGAACCTCCCGCATCGGTGATCGAGGACTCCCAGCTGGCCATGATCTTCGGATGCTGCCACCCATCGCTCGCCACCGAGGCCCAGGTGGCACTGACGCTGCGCCACGTTGGCGGCCTCTCGACGGCGCAGATCGCTGCGGCCTTCGTCGTCGGCGAGGAGACCATGGCGAAGCGGCTCGTCCGAGCCAAACACAAGGTACGAGACGCCAACGTGCCGTTCGTGATCCCCGATCCCGAGCGGCTCAACGACCGGCTCGCTGCCGTCCTCCACGTCATCTACCTCATCTTCACCGAAGGCCACGCCCCGACCGACGGCCAGCGTGAACCGAGCGGCGTCGACCTCGTCCGAGGCAGCCTGTGCGACGAGGCCCGCTGGCTTTCTCGGATGGTCGCCGACCTCCTGCCCGACGAACCCGAGGCCAACGGTCTTGCAGCGCTGCTCTGCTTCACCGACGCCCGGCGACACGCCCGCATCGACGCCGACGGCGAGATGGTGCTGCTCGATGAACAGGACCGATCACGTTGGGACGCGGCAGCAAACGCCGAAGGCCACCACCGCCTCGCCCGGGCACTCGAACAACAGCGCATTGGTCCGTTCCAATTGCAGGCGGCAATCGCCGCCATTCACGCGCTGGCCCCGACGGCGGCCGAGACCGACTGGGCGCACATCGCCAACCTCTATCGACGACTCATGGAGGTGGCGCCGTCGGCCGTCGTGGCGCTCAATGCCGCCGTCGCCGAGTCGATGGTCCACGGACCCGAGCACGGACTGACGCTCCTCGACACACTCGAGGCAAGCGGTCGACTGGAGCGCTACCGGTTCCTGCCGGCCGCTCGAGCCGACCTCCTCCGCCAGCTCGGACGCTGGGACGACGCCGCCGAGCAGTACCGCCTCGCGCTCGACCTGACCACGAGTCCCGCCGAGCAGCGCTTCCTCACTCGACGACTCGAAGACGTCACCCGTCGCCGTAGCCTGGCTCGGTGA
- a CDS encoding TIGR03857 family LLM class F420-dependent oxidoreductase — translation MTEHIDRSRLGFYALAGAPRSPRDLIDEIRSAEAMHLGHAFISERFNIKEAATLCGAAGAVSEAIQITTAATNHTIRHPMVTASFASTMWRLTDGRFSLGLGRGIDRAMRAYGMTTTTTADLEVAANLYRRLWRGETVMGHTDRAGSYPVLRLDADFDEPIPLSIVAFGPNTLELAGRAFDRVVLHTFFTDETTSRAVRTVKESAERAGRNPDDVEVWSCFATIGDHLSHDVRIKKTVGRLATYLQAYGDLMVSTNDWDPAVLAAFRADPFVSSFAGALDAKATTDELEHVATLIPDEWLAPAATGSVEQCIAAVSNQFDLGCDGVILHGANPTELQPIVDALPAS, via the coding sequence GTGACCGAACACATCGACCGCAGCCGACTCGGGTTCTATGCGCTGGCCGGCGCACCCCGCTCTCCCCGTGACCTCATCGACGAGATCCGTAGTGCCGAGGCCATGCACCTCGGGCATGCCTTCATCTCCGAGCGATTCAACATCAAGGAAGCTGCCACCCTGTGCGGCGCCGCCGGGGCGGTGTCGGAGGCCATCCAGATCACCACGGCGGCCACCAACCACACGATCCGTCACCCCATGGTCACCGCATCGTTTGCGTCGACCATGTGGCGGCTGACCGACGGGCGCTTCAGCCTCGGACTCGGTCGGGGCATCGATCGAGCGATGCGAGCCTACGGCATGACCACCACGACCACCGCCGACCTCGAGGTCGCGGCGAACCTGTACCGGAGGCTCTGGCGGGGCGAAACCGTCATGGGCCACACCGACCGTGCCGGCTCCTATCCGGTGCTGCGACTCGACGCCGACTTCGACGAACCCATTCCCCTCAGCATCGTGGCGTTCGGACCGAACACGCTCGAGCTCGCCGGGAGGGCATTCGACCGTGTCGTCCTCCACACGTTCTTCACCGACGAGACCACGAGCCGAGCCGTGCGCACCGTGAAGGAGTCGGCCGAACGAGCGGGCCGCAACCCCGATGACGTCGAGGTCTGGTCATGCTTCGCCACGATTGGCGACCATCTCTCTCACGACGTTCGGATCAAGAAGACCGTCGGTCGCCTCGCCACGTACCTGCAGGCGTACGGCGACCTCATGGTGAGCACGAACGACTGGGATCCTGCCGTCCTCGCGGCGTTTCGGGCCGATCCGTTCGTGTCGTCCTTCGCCGGCGCGCTCGACGCCAAAGCCACCACCGACGAACTCGAGCACGTCGCCACGCTCATCCCCGACGAATGGCTCGCTCCGGCCGCCACCGGCTCGGTCGAGCAGTGCATCGCTGCGGTGTCCAACCAGTTCGACCTCGGTTGCGACGGGGTCATCCTCCACGGCGCGAATCCGACCGAACTGCAACCGATCGTCGACGCGCTGCCCGCGTCCTGA
- a CDS encoding SMP-30/gluconolactonase/LRE family protein, which produces MQRFSAQCLVPAGDVLGECPVWDPRANELLWTDIHGRRLHRLPDGATEPITLPLEGRVCSFAVTDVGLLIAAFDTGLGLLDRHTGEVEWLGDVEPDRPETRCNDGRPDRNGSFVFGTMVETPAAEGEPDPAPGNFYHWNAGRGLTHLYRNARIANGLCFGADGLIIHYADSVKGTLWRARYHPQHALLIEDEVFIAANTHPGAPDGAAVDTDGNVWNARWGASGVACFAPDGTMVAFVDLDVPHVSACAFGGPDLDRLYITTAREHLSPDDPVYERSGSLYVADVGATGLAPVPVVTGRA; this is translated from the coding sequence GTGCAACGATTCAGCGCCCAGTGCCTCGTTCCGGCCGGAGACGTACTCGGTGAGTGTCCGGTTTGGGATCCGAGGGCCAACGAGCTCCTCTGGACCGATATCCACGGCCGACGGCTCCACCGCCTGCCCGACGGCGCGACCGAACCGATCACGCTTCCCCTCGAAGGTCGCGTGTGTTCGTTCGCCGTCACCGATGTCGGACTGCTGATCGCGGCGTTCGATACCGGTCTGGGTCTGCTCGATCGTCACACGGGCGAAGTCGAGTGGCTCGGCGACGTCGAGCCGGACCGGCCCGAGACCCGCTGCAATGACGGGCGCCCCGACCGCAACGGCAGCTTCGTGTTCGGCACGATGGTCGAGACGCCCGCCGCCGAGGGTGAGCCCGATCCCGCTCCTGGCAACTTCTACCACTGGAACGCCGGTCGCGGCCTTACGCATCTGTACCGGAACGCCCGGATCGCCAACGGCCTGTGCTTCGGGGCCGACGGCCTGATCATCCACTACGCCGACTCGGTCAAGGGCACCCTGTGGCGTGCCCGCTACCACCCTCAGCACGCCCTGCTCATCGAAGACGAGGTCTTCATCGCCGCCAACACCCATCCGGGCGCCCCCGATGGCGCCGCAGTCGACACCGACGGCAACGTGTGGAACGCCCGCTGGGGAGCGTCGGGCGTCGCGTGCTTCGCTCCCGATGGCACGATGGTCGCGTTCGTCGACCTCGACGTGCCCCATGTGAGCGCTTGCGCCTTCGGTGGTCCCGATCTCGACCGGCTCTACATCACGACCGCTCGCGAACACCTGTCACCCGACGACCCGGTCTATGAACGTTCGGGTTCGCTGTACGTGGCCGACGTCGGCGCGACCGGCCTGGCGCCGGTGCCGGTCGTCACGGGCCGAGCCTGA
- a CDS encoding signal peptidase II, producing the protein MTSTRRSLIAATIIVFTIFTDWITKQWALSALSDGHRIPLLPTLEFDLLFNNGFSFGTGEGRGRLIGIGVIGMVVYLAVQLHRATIVHRVVFFSIILGGAIGNLLDRIFRADDGFLTGSVVDFIDVSWFAVFNVADIYVVCGAIAFGLWETLINPQLDAPEQPADERDPTAATELDTTPDPILDTDDHSALQE; encoded by the coding sequence GTGACCTCGACCCGTCGATCGCTGATCGCAGCGACCATCATCGTCTTCACCATCTTCACCGACTGGATCACGAAGCAGTGGGCACTCAGCGCGCTGAGTGACGGTCACCGGATCCCGCTCCTTCCGACCCTCGAGTTCGATCTCCTGTTCAACAACGGCTTCTCGTTCGGCACGGGCGAGGGTCGGGGTCGCCTGATCGGGATCGGCGTGATCGGGATGGTCGTCTATCTGGCCGTGCAGCTGCATCGGGCGACCATCGTGCATCGTGTTGTCTTCTTCTCGATCATCCTTGGGGGAGCCATCGGCAACCTCCTCGACCGGATCTTTCGCGCCGACGACGGCTTCCTGACCGGCTCTGTCGTCGACTTCATCGACGTGAGCTGGTTTGCGGTCTTCAACGTCGCCGACATCTACGTGGTGTGCGGGGCGATCGCGTTCGGCCTCTGGGAGACACTGATCAATCCTCAGCTCGATGCACCCGAGCAACCCGCCGACGAGCGCGATCCGACTGCTGCGACCGAGCTCGACACGACCCCCGACCCCATCCTCGACACCGACGACCATTCGGCATTGCAGGAGTAG